The Dehalogenimonas sp. 4OHTPN genome window below encodes:
- a CDS encoding radical SAM protein has translation MPTNIYNIAFAESARQAYLHFWGCNIRCRGCILRKIPYDSMLDRNMHLYLAEPKGEAAPPKRFLDFKSVMDILSDLRPTSVILEGQEASLDPSFSLITETLHERFNTQNILLTNGLNMPDLSHVDKVAVGLKCFDEGLHIDYTGFPNRQILSNFRRIHASGVAILAETVVIPGYIDKEEVEKLSQFIASVDPNILYHLDAYSRVADNPWPRATTKDIEQTAVAARRHLLNVQFLRDEPREFDVKSIFPTEAELDAPELAPAVETRELVAG, from the coding sequence ATGCCGACCAACATCTATAACATAGCTTTCGCCGAGTCAGCCAGGCAAGCATATCTCCATTTCTGGGGATGCAATATCCGCTGTAGGGGCTGTATCCTCCGAAAAATTCCTTACGACTCAATGCTCGATCGCAATATGCATCTGTACCTAGCTGAGCCCAAAGGTGAAGCGGCACCCCCGAAGAGATTTCTCGATTTTAAAAGTGTAATGGATATCTTATCTGACCTTAGGCCGACTTCAGTCATCTTGGAAGGCCAGGAAGCATCTCTAGATCCGTCTTTCTCTTTAATCACCGAGACCCTACATGAAAGGTTCAACACCCAGAATATCCTCCTGACTAATGGGCTGAATATGCCTGATCTTTCGCACGTCGACAAGGTAGCGGTAGGCCTTAAGTGCTTCGATGAGGGCTTGCACATCGATTATACCGGCTTTCCCAATCGGCAGATCCTTTCCAATTTCCGGAGGATCCATGCATCTGGAGTAGCTATTCTGGCCGAGACGGTGGTCATCCCCGGATACATAGATAAAGAAGAGGTCGAGAAACTTTCTCAGTTTATCGCCTCTGTTGATCCAAATATCCTATATCACCTTGATGCATACTCCAGGGTGGCCGACAACCCCTGGCCGAGAGCCACAACGAAAGACATCGAGCAGACAGCAGTAGCCGCTAGGCGACACCTGCTCAATGTGCAATTTCTCCGTGACGAACCCAGGGAGTTCGACGTGAAATCCATCTTCCCGACCGAAGCCGAGCTGGATGCTCCGGAACTAGCTCCGGCTGTAGAAACCCGAGAATTGGTAGCAGGCTGA
- a CDS encoding DNA polymerase III subunit beta, whose translation MELPTYRIARGGRTIEQLNIEGKRSGQGFLAHKAVLVNALSRTLAERAMLLDLTIGRKGFLTYLKSLGGSNIVKIVPSNGDASVSRVAGKCLKVVCGANTSYLDNMAWVGEKTPLTLCDIRVSPSYSVSPNLGATELSEALSRVLPFTSDENTRPVLQCVLFRVKDGKLTLVSADGYRLAVLKLDFDGDEGQALVSRDELKGVTAALRRARRVRLSLEKRKDSEGMDLNLDTELIRYGWRGCAGNFPDYEKLIPADFSARASFDTNEALKAVSSLKVIANVKAYAIDLTIGNGKVVMANTDDKGEAEIPADTTGEPIKIRLDGGYLAEALRACGGMVELKLVDAKSPMLFAAPDYELVVMPMLLPEAKKPKVEAKAAETPHESGDKTEASQPAEPAEPKVEIVEAVAEPDAEPVAAEEVAQAVAEAEAITKAEKPKTKKHSKAKEPVAVA comes from the coding sequence ATGGAGTTGCCCACCTATCGGATAGCAAGAGGGGGTCGGACAATCGAACAACTGAATATTGAGGGCAAGCGTTCAGGTCAGGGCTTTTTAGCGCACAAGGCTGTACTGGTCAACGCCTTATCAAGGACACTCGCCGAAAGGGCGATGCTTCTTGACCTCACCATTGGGCGGAAAGGCTTTCTTACTTACCTCAAGTCTTTAGGCGGGTCGAACATCGTGAAAATCGTCCCGTCTAACGGCGATGCCAGCGTATCGCGGGTCGCCGGAAAATGCCTTAAGGTGGTCTGCGGAGCCAACACCAGCTACCTTGACAACATGGCCTGGGTCGGCGAAAAAACACCCCTTACCCTGTGCGACATCAGGGTAAGCCCGTCATACTCGGTAAGTCCCAACCTCGGCGCGACAGAGCTATCGGAAGCCCTTTCAAGGGTACTGCCGTTTACCTCGGATGAGAACACCCGCCCCGTACTTCAATGCGTTCTCTTCCGGGTCAAGGACGGCAAGCTAACCCTCGTTAGCGCCGACGGCTACCGACTCGCCGTACTCAAACTGGACTTCGACGGGGATGAAGGACAAGCTCTCGTTAGTCGCGATGAGCTAAAGGGCGTCACCGCCGCTCTTCGACGGGCGCGACGGGTAAGGCTGTCACTTGAAAAGAGGAAAGACAGCGAGGGGATGGACCTCAATCTGGACACGGAGCTAATCCGCTATGGATGGCGGGGATGCGCCGGTAACTTTCCAGACTATGAGAAGCTCATACCCGCCGACTTTAGCGCCCGCGCCAGCTTCGACACCAATGAGGCGCTCAAGGCGGTAAGCTCACTCAAGGTCATTGCCAACGTCAAAGCCTACGCCATAGACCTCACCATCGGCAACGGCAAGGTGGTCATGGCAAACACCGACGACAAGGGCGAGGCCGAGATACCCGCCGACACTACCGGCGAGCCTATCAAGATAAGGCTTGACGGGGGTTATCTCGCCGAAGCTCTGAGGGCTTGCGGCGGGATGGTGGAGCTAAAACTCGTTGACGCGAAGTCACCGATGCTTTTTGCCGCGCCGGACTATGAGCTGGTGGTCATGCCGATGCTTCTGCCGGAAGCCAAGAAGCCGAAGGTCGAAGCCAAGGCCGCCGAGACTCCCCACGAAAGCGGGGACAAGACAGAAGCGAGCCAACCCGCCGAACCCGCCGAACCGAAGGTTGAGATAGTCGAAGCGGTCGCCGAGCCGGATGCCGAGCCGGTCGCCGCCGAGGAAGTCGCCCAAGCTGTCGCCGAGGCCGAGGCCATCACGAAGGCCGAGAAGCCCAAGACCAAGAAGCATAGCAAGGCGAAAGAACCAGTCGCCGTTGCCTAA
- a CDS encoding response regulator transcription factor, giving the protein MDQNTFQESTLPIGRTITVALIDDHEVVRQGLQTMLQKERDIKIAGQASDPIGGFELIKDLRPDVVLLDIQLGESDMDGFSLMQKIRSEYPFTGILLLTGYDSELYLTEAIKSKADGFILKECPRMVLASAIRMVCAGLCIWDTRIFYRAMGNISRQLTEPTINSRYVNEKFGAALTDKERLVFHLLAKGYCNKDIGNQLKYTSATVKKYVYRCMKKLGVSNRTQLAVLAHNYGIK; this is encoded by the coding sequence ATGGATCAGAACACTTTTCAGGAATCGACGCTGCCAATTGGACGGACAATAACAGTCGCCCTAATCGACGACCATGAAGTTGTCCGGCAAGGGTTGCAGACGATGCTCCAAAAGGAAAGGGATATTAAGATCGCAGGTCAGGCATCTGATCCGATCGGGGGATTCGAACTCATTAAAGACTTAAGACCCGATGTGGTTCTATTGGACATCCAACTTGGCGAATCGGACATGGATGGATTCTCTCTGATGCAAAAGATTCGGAGCGAATATCCATTTACAGGCATTTTGCTCCTTACCGGTTATGATTCTGAATTGTATTTGACTGAAGCTATCAAGTCAAAAGCAGATGGATTCATTTTAAAAGAATGCCCGAGAATGGTATTGGCGTCAGCGATCAGAATGGTTTGTGCTGGCTTGTGTATTTGGGATACCCGAATATTTTATAGGGCGATGGGCAACATATCTCGGCAGTTGACAGAACCAACGATTAACAGTAGATACGTGAACGAAAAGTTCGGTGCAGCATTGACCGACAAAGAAAGGCTCGTGTTTCATTTACTAGCAAAAGGCTACTGTAACAAAGACATTGGGAACCAACTTAAATACACTTCTGCAACAGTAAAAAAATATGTCTATAGATGCATGAAAAAATTAGGAGTGTCGAATCGGACTCAACTTGCGGTACTCGCTCACAACTACGGTATCAAGTAG
- a CDS encoding radical SAM protein: protein MKVLLLFPPHFTPFRPYLAGPSLCAYLKEKGIEVIQKDFNVEAYHLMLSEKYLKDLKNTLEQKFALFEAKNRLQPGIEQRTYNNIYMAKAMVGILAGKVEAAKNSLRSEETFYSPSELSHARDTLDRAFSVISAAYAPTSVSFAPLDMPAFTGSFESLLAATMIQAENPFIQLYQDYLTPYIKEEKPDVIGITIAAESQLIPALTLSRMLKSNDDKAHVCIGGHVVTVLSEAIANHNEFFNEFFDSAILHEGELPLLKLVEAIEQNTTLENVPNLMFRNSDGIHTTNAAPPLDINLLPTPCFDGLNLNAYFGPEPVLPLLSSRGCYWNNCAFCGHTLGWGGPYQPRDEEKVVDDIELLALKYGARHFAFCDEGISPEAISKLSDEIMKRGLLINCSTNIRLEKQFTPALCRKMGRAGFHFLSMGFESCCDRVLKLMVKGTTKNIATEVCRNVYEAGIWNHAYFMMGFPGETLSEAKETVDFLISSQDRIRTFFVENFNLGKGSGIYRNPEKYGITKINDGPETEFRLGVLYSVKSGLSDDQARSLAHYCMQQVSTCYESTNLLELIGYRYDKDFMLPLYLAHFEQSDPLLKTTMRLLNRKTDKQTAAGITRNSIPRLKTNIVIERINYDLSAIRENIIRSEDSVALPNPSTVIIEPSSLSLISPPDRGFEFLALCDGNNTVWEIASRLARKYWLNPEMIVGECIEFLNTMVERCVVENGTIGS, encoded by the coding sequence ATGAAAGTTCTTCTTCTGTTTCCCCCGCACTTCACACCTTTCCGGCCATACCTGGCCGGGCCGTCGCTATGTGCATACCTAAAAGAGAAGGGAATCGAAGTAATCCAGAAAGATTTCAATGTTGAAGCCTACCATCTTATGCTCTCTGAGAAATACCTCAAAGACCTTAAAAACACACTAGAACAAAAATTTGCTCTTTTTGAGGCGAAGAATAGGCTTCAACCTGGTATCGAACAGCGAACATACAATAATATTTACATGGCCAAGGCGATGGTCGGGATTTTAGCTGGTAAAGTGGAGGCGGCAAAAAATAGCCTAAGAAGTGAAGAGACTTTCTACAGCCCAAGCGAATTGTCTCATGCCAGGGACACGCTGGACCGCGCATTCTCTGTTATCTCAGCGGCATACGCCCCAACAAGTGTCAGCTTTGCCCCGCTGGACATGCCGGCTTTCACCGGGTCTTTCGAGTCCCTCTTGGCTGCAACGATGATTCAAGCAGAAAATCCGTTTATCCAACTTTACCAAGACTATCTCACGCCATACATTAAAGAAGAGAAACCGGACGTCATTGGAATTACCATCGCTGCTGAAAGCCAGTTGATTCCGGCCTTGACCCTTTCGCGAATGCTTAAATCTAACGATGATAAAGCACATGTTTGTATCGGTGGTCACGTGGTCACGGTCTTGTCAGAGGCGATTGCAAACCATAATGAGTTCTTCAACGAATTCTTCGACAGTGCGATACTCCACGAAGGGGAACTGCCGCTTCTGAAACTGGTAGAAGCAATAGAGCAAAACACAACACTCGAGAACGTGCCTAATCTCATGTTCCGTAACAGTGACGGTATTCACACCACCAACGCCGCGCCTCCCCTGGACATCAATTTATTGCCAACTCCATGCTTTGATGGTCTGAATCTTAACGCATATTTTGGCCCTGAACCCGTTCTGCCGTTGCTCTCATCAAGGGGTTGTTACTGGAATAATTGCGCTTTCTGCGGCCATACTCTGGGGTGGGGTGGGCCTTACCAGCCAAGAGACGAAGAGAAAGTGGTTGATGATATTGAGTTGTTAGCTCTTAAGTACGGGGCGCGCCATTTTGCATTTTGTGACGAGGGAATTTCGCCAGAAGCCATTTCTAAGCTCTCTGATGAAATCATGAAACGGGGTCTACTGATAAATTGCTCGACAAATATAAGATTGGAAAAACAGTTCACCCCAGCATTGTGTCGCAAAATGGGTAGAGCTGGCTTTCATTTTTTATCGATGGGTTTCGAATCTTGCTGTGATCGAGTGTTAAAACTCATGGTTAAGGGCACCACAAAGAACATTGCTACTGAAGTCTGTCGTAACGTCTATGAGGCAGGGATTTGGAATCACGCCTATTTCATGATGGGATTTCCAGGGGAAACTTTATCTGAAGCTAAAGAAACCGTTGATTTTCTGATTTCAAGTCAAGATAGAATAAGAACATTTTTCGTTGAAAATTTCAACCTCGGTAAAGGGTCTGGTATCTATAGAAATCCTGAAAAATACGGCATTACTAAAATCAATGATGGGCCAGAGACGGAATTCCGCCTTGGTGTTTTATATTCCGTTAAGTCAGGCTTGTCTGACGATCAAGCTCGCAGCCTGGCACATTATTGTATGCAACAAGTATCCACCTGTTATGAGAGTACCAACCTCCTTGAACTAATTGGTTATCGTTATGATAAAGATTTCATGTTGCCGCTTTATCTAGCTCACTTCGAACAAAGTGACCCGCTGCTCAAGACCACAATGCGATTACTCAATCGGAAAACTGATAAGCAAACTGCTGCAGGAATAACTCGAAATTCCATTCCCCGCCTAAAAACGAATATTGTTATTGAACGAATAAATTACGACTTATCTGCGATCAGAGAGAACATCATCCGCAGCGAGGATAGTGTCGCCCTCCCCAATCCATCAACAGTCATCATTGAACCTAGTTCACTGAGCTTAATCTCACCTCCCGATCGGGGATTTGAGTTTCTTGCTTTATGTGACGGGAACAATACTGTATGGGAGATCGCGAGCCGGCTTGCGAGAAAATACTGGTTGAATCCGGAGATGATTGTTGGTGAATGTATTGAGTTCCTCAATACGATGGTTGAACGATGCGTTGTTGAAAATGGGACAATCGGTTCATAG
- a CDS encoding reductive dehalogenase, whose amino-acid sequence MGKTKSTRKSKTTKGEKMSRLFHSTVSRRDFMKSLGLAGTGIGVAALTAPTFHDLDELVSTDMANPKKPWFIKERELENPTMEVDWAQIKRFTSTHSALSNNTLYDVNYTNVLAGAIENRKKWMLDNSPGCTLKDNALNSSVGLPEGSTTPWVPSVKTPEILGVPRYEGTPEENARMMRSALRFFGAALVGYVPLTANTKNLIYSNGYTFEDTPNGYLDTKKGKVIPNSGMTVIPISSLTPVTSLMTAPSILGHAGNNLQNRLRDQAVSSGSRFLAALGYDGLCSGIGPAPAFSSLAGGGEIARTGGGLISASYGIGLGTSMLTTNFPLEPTRPIDAGIAKFCCSCANCADVCPSSSIPTDPEPTWELPEYVYSKIPGNSAQFSIPGKKAFWFNASTCTSYSMSISRCLACVSSCVFTKMNGSNIHEIIKTIIANTPAFDRFFASMDQIFGYGNQEFKAGVGPPTGTFNTAGSDWWTWELAPNGAEERFFSKIAQ is encoded by the coding sequence ATGGGAAAGACCAAATCAACTCGAAAGTCGAAAACAACAAAAGGAGAAAAAATGTCAAGGTTATTCCATTCAACAGTATCCCGAAGAGATTTCATGAAGAGTCTGGGCCTTGCCGGCACTGGCATTGGGGTTGCGGCTTTGACAGCACCCACGTTCCATGACCTTGATGAACTGGTTTCCACGGACATGGCCAATCCAAAAAAACCATGGTTCATCAAGGAGAGAGAACTCGAAAATCCGACTATGGAAGTGGATTGGGCCCAAATAAAAAGATTTACTTCAACTCATAGCGCACTTTCTAATAACACCCTCTATGATGTCAACTATACAAATGTTTTGGCAGGCGCTATCGAAAATCGAAAAAAGTGGATGCTTGACAATAGCCCTGGCTGCACCCTAAAAGATAACGCTCTGAACAGTTCTGTTGGCCTTCCAGAGGGTTCTACAACTCCGTGGGTACCATCGGTCAAAACCCCCGAGATATTGGGTGTTCCGAGATATGAAGGCACACCCGAGGAAAACGCCCGTATGATGAGGTCTGCTCTCCGTTTCTTCGGGGCGGCTTTGGTTGGATACGTGCCCCTGACCGCAAACACCAAGAATCTTATATACAGCAATGGCTATACCTTTGAAGATACCCCAAACGGTTATCTGGACACAAAGAAAGGCAAAGTCATTCCCAATTCGGGGATGACTGTAATTCCGATAAGTTCATTAACTCCAGTTACATCACTTATGACTGCTCCTAGCATATTAGGTCATGCTGGTAACAATTTACAGAACAGGCTGAGAGACCAGGCGGTTAGTTCCGGATCTCGGTTCTTGGCGGCATTGGGATACGATGGCTTATGCAGCGGAATCGGTCCGGCACCTGCCTTTAGTTCTCTCGCAGGGGGTGGGGAGATCGCAAGGACCGGGGGCGGACTTATCTCGGCAAGTTACGGCATCGGGTTAGGCACGAGTATGCTAACTACCAATTTTCCATTGGAACCCACCCGTCCAATCGATGCAGGCATCGCAAAATTCTGTTGCAGTTGTGCGAATTGTGCCGATGTTTGTCCAAGTTCATCTATTCCCACTGATCCCGAACCCACCTGGGAGTTACCGGAATATGTGTACAGTAAAATTCCGGGCAATTCGGCACAATTCTCTATTCCAGGGAAAAAGGCTTTTTGGTTCAACGCTTCGACATGTACTAGCTACAGCATGTCAATCTCACGTTGTCTCGCATGTGTATCGAGTTGTGTCTTTACAAAAATGAATGGCTCAAATATTCATGAAATCATAAAAACAATCATTGCTAACACTCCTGCTTTTGATAGGTTTTTCGCCAGTATGGACCAGATATTTGGCTATGGGAACCAAGAATTTAAGGCTGGTGTCGGACCACCAACGGGAACTTTCAATACAGCTGGCTCTGACTGGTGGACCTGGGAATTGGCACCAAACGGAGCAGAAGAGCGCTTCTTCTCAAAGATCGCACAGTGA
- a CDS encoding reductive dehalogenase produces the protein MSRLFHSTVSRRDFMKSLGLAGAGIGAAALTAPAFHDLDEMMAAGDTSNPRRPWWVKERDYENPTVEIDWSLVKRFDSTKHTLANNAIYDQNWPKVVTDTAAFEKKWKTEKKPGFSIQDYAFLRTVGNPPGSTNPWVPASTSFTSPETAGVPKYEGTPEENSQLLRTALKAFGAFSMSYVPVSQNTLKLVYSNGYTIEDTKVGYNDAKKGKVLPSSGITHIPIMYPEMLAEFQVAPSASTRAIHSKGNQVTGVVVSSGQRFLATLGWQGLSGSVGPTPAFFALGGGSEQGRIGGQSISPTYGMTQTHNMLSTDLPLVPTKPIDAGIWKFCHTCGNCAKVCPSDSINTDTEPSWEVPSFANSFAEAGIAFSIPGKKVFWNNMSTCDTHCNLCAGGCNICMANCVFSHLEIGSVHEIVKATLGTTPVFNTFFKDMDQIMGYGLQQFGPGISPPLNGTFNPRSAEFWQKETLPFMWDGRATQKHAQ, from the coding sequence ATGTCAAGGTTGTTCCATTCAACAGTATCCCGAAGAGATTTCATGAAGAGTCTAGGCCTTGCCGGCGCTGGCATCGGGGCAGCAGCATTGACCGCGCCGGCATTTCATGACCTAGACGAAATGATGGCGGCGGGAGATACATCTAACCCTCGAAGGCCTTGGTGGGTTAAAGAACGGGACTATGAAAATCCTACAGTCGAAATAGACTGGAGTCTCGTAAAACGCTTTGATTCAACTAAACACACCCTTGCCAACAATGCCATTTACGATCAAAACTGGCCGAAGGTTGTCACAGACACAGCTGCATTCGAGAAAAAGTGGAAGACTGAAAAAAAGCCGGGTTTTTCTATTCAGGATTATGCTTTCCTTCGAACTGTGGGTAATCCTCCCGGTTCAACAAATCCGTGGGTTCCTGCTTCAACTTCATTCACTTCCCCCGAAACGGCTGGTGTACCGAAGTACGAAGGCACACCCGAGGAGAATTCCCAATTGTTACGAACAGCCCTTAAAGCGTTCGGGGCTTTCAGCATGTCCTACGTACCGGTGTCCCAGAACACCTTAAAACTGGTGTATTCGAACGGGTACACGATCGAAGACACTAAAGTCGGTTATAATGACGCGAAAAAGGGCAAGGTCCTCCCGAGCTCTGGAATCACCCACATTCCGATTATGTATCCGGAAATGTTGGCTGAGTTCCAGGTTGCTCCCAGCGCTTCAACCCGGGCTATTCATAGCAAAGGAAACCAGGTTACCGGCGTCGTCGTCAGTTCCGGTCAGCGGTTCCTGGCTACTCTCGGTTGGCAAGGTCTCAGCGGTTCAGTCGGTCCAACCCCGGCTTTCTTTGCTCTAGGCGGTGGCAGTGAGCAGGGACGTATCGGTGGTCAATCAATCAGCCCGACCTATGGTATGACCCAGACGCATAACATGCTATCAACCGATCTCCCGTTGGTACCGACCAAGCCGATCGACGCCGGTATCTGGAAATTTTGCCATACCTGCGGCAACTGCGCCAAAGTATGTCCCAGCGACTCAATCAATACCGATACAGAACCCAGTTGGGAAGTCCCATCGTTTGCCAATAGCTTCGCCGAAGCAGGGATTGCCTTTTCTATCCCGGGCAAGAAGGTGTTCTGGAATAATATGTCGACATGCGATACCCATTGTAACCTTTGCGCGGGTGGTTGTAACATATGTATGGCAAACTGCGTGTTTTCTCACCTTGAGATTGGCAGTGTCCATGAGATCGTCAAAGCCACCTTGGGTACTACTCCGGTCTTTAATACATTCTTTAAAGACATGGATCAGATCATGGGTTATGGTCTTCAGCAGTTTGGTCCTGGTATAAGCCCGCCATTGAATGGCACGTTCAATCCCAGATCCGCGGAATTCTGGCAAAAAGAGACCTTGCCATTCATGTGGGATGGCAGAGCGACTCAAAAACACGCACAATAA
- a CDS encoding radical SAM protein, which yields MKVLLVAATTPAFQRAFANSSNLPNGLLFIGAMLEKHGHEVQVYDGFMDDRTPTELAQFKPDVIGFSVIVGPNMEAAIDYSKQFKSLLPGVKIAWGNVSPSVLTEQTLAEEYIDFAVIGAGEHTMAELCDHLEKGSPARLEDIRGLAFKDTSGQVVINEHRPFVRDMDELPDPAWHLVDAARYRELDLNTSRGCAFHCAFCYNDSFNKGSLGYLSAERLIAQIQHLQKTYGARHIRFNDDNFTFNRKRLRDFCSLLKEKRIKLTWSCDCRADLSAEDAAMMSRAGCVSVTLGFETGSQRMLNFIQKGITVDQMIKTFWLLIKHKIRASLYIMHGFPTETAEDFKATHELLARLDNPYYLYNRFRPLPGTKLFDYCIDHRLINPPETLAEWPEYMMQYSNRINLSDVPDSMINEAMAHYLNTYALNRFRFTLKHDPGYFRIILTNPRKFLREVLSLIKNQIYVVKSKKHLSGFAVSLKEAHAKLASKPARGIRIHEIGECINN from the coding sequence GTGAAGGTACTATTAGTAGCCGCCACCACCCCGGCCTTTCAAAGAGCTTTTGCCAACTCCAGCAACCTGCCGAATGGACTACTGTTCATCGGCGCCATGCTGGAAAAGCACGGCCACGAGGTCCAGGTCTACGATGGTTTCATGGACGACCGCACGCCGACCGAGTTAGCCCAGTTTAAACCGGACGTCATCGGTTTCTCGGTTATTGTCGGCCCGAACATGGAAGCCGCTATTGATTATTCAAAGCAGTTCAAATCGTTGCTGCCCGGTGTCAAAATCGCCTGGGGTAACGTCAGCCCCAGCGTGTTGACTGAGCAAACCCTAGCTGAGGAGTACATCGATTTTGCCGTTATTGGCGCCGGCGAACACACTATGGCCGAGTTGTGCGACCACCTAGAGAAAGGATCGCCGGCCAGGCTCGAGGACATCAGGGGGTTGGCTTTCAAAGACACCAGCGGCCAGGTGGTCATCAACGAGCACCGGCCTTTCGTCCGGGACATGGACGAACTGCCCGACCCAGCCTGGCACTTGGTCGATGCCGCCAGGTACCGCGAGCTTGATCTCAACACCAGCCGCGGCTGTGCCTTCCACTGCGCGTTCTGTTACAACGATTCTTTCAACAAAGGCTCGCTGGGCTACCTTTCCGCTGAACGGCTGATCGCCCAGATCCAGCACCTTCAAAAAACCTATGGCGCCAGGCACATCCGATTCAACGACGACAACTTCACCTTTAACCGCAAGCGCCTGCGCGACTTCTGTAGTTTGCTGAAGGAGAAGCGGATCAAGCTGACCTGGAGCTGCGACTGCCGCGCCGACCTTTCGGCTGAAGACGCTGCCATGATGTCTAGGGCCGGCTGCGTTTCGGTGACCCTTGGTTTCGAGACTGGCAGCCAACGGATGCTCAACTTTATTCAAAAGGGCATTACTGTCGACCAGATGATCAAGACCTTCTGGCTCCTCATTAAGCACAAGATCCGGGCTTCCCTTTACATCATGCACGGCTTCCCCACCGAGACAGCAGAGGACTTCAAAGCGACCCACGAACTCCTAGCGAGGCTGGACAATCCTTACTACCTTTATAACCGATTCCGCCCGTTACCGGGAACAAAACTTTTCGATTACTGCATCGATCACCGGCTTATCAACCCACCCGAGACGCTGGCTGAGTGGCCGGAATACATGATGCAATACTCCAACCGCATCAACCTTAGCGACGTGCCTGACTCAATGATCAACGAAGCTATGGCCCATTATCTAAACACTTATGCTTTGAACCGATTCCGCTTCACCCTGAAACACGACCCAGGCTATTTCAGGATTATTCTCACCAATCCTCGCAAGTTCCTCAGGGAAGTTCTTAGCCTGATCAAGAACCAGATCTATGTCGTCAAATCCAAAAAACATCTGTCCGGTTTTGCCGTTAGCTTGAAAGAGGCTCATGCCAAGTTGGCGTCGAAACCAGCCCGAGGAATCCGAATACATGAGATAGGAGAATGCATAAACAATTGA
- a CDS encoding PAS domain-containing sensor histidine kinase, producing MEKEARYQMLFDNSRDGIALIDAESGLIVDCNKEYQSLTGKTFEELIKMKVWETRPPDQQTAGEMVFREILKRGYGGANLDYVREDGYTVHTGFISRLITIDGKSYVQSLVRDDTERVNKEKELDQYRHRLEEMVQIRTRELTGIVEKLEASIQDSKSKQDQIIRFEHKLRNLTLEYVKAQESERRLLAAELHDRVVQDLVHICHYLSEVLEEATGSQKFQVDEVLQFVRSTLNETRNIMKSLYPVTLTRYGLIELIKQELRLLEDKTGLKVQMTGGLNTRLAPQIETALYRVFHEAILNIMKHSLTSTQVIVSVENSGGIVNLRVSDDGKGFDIDSILTGESGGIEGMRQRIELLGGTFKINSHLTQGTSIDVAVPLEPARWAESKDQERSAP from the coding sequence ATGGAAAAAGAAGCCAGGTACCAAATGCTTTTCGACAATTCACGCGATGGTATAGCTCTCATTGATGCTGAGTCAGGACTTATAGTCGACTGCAACAAAGAGTATCAGTCTCTTACCGGAAAAACGTTCGAAGAGTTGATCAAGATGAAGGTATGGGAGACTCGCCCCCCGGATCAACAGACCGCAGGAGAAATGGTGTTCAGAGAGATACTTAAACGAGGTTATGGAGGGGCTAACCTTGATTACGTAAGGGAAGATGGATATACCGTACATACCGGTTTCATCAGTCGTTTAATCACCATCGATGGAAAGAGCTATGTCCAAAGTCTTGTTAGAGATGACACAGAACGGGTTAACAAAGAAAAAGAATTAGACCAATACCGGCATCGGCTTGAAGAAATGGTTCAGATCAGGACCAGAGAATTAACAGGCATTGTGGAAAAACTTGAAGCCAGCATTCAAGACAGCAAGTCAAAACAAGATCAAATAATCCGTTTCGAGCATAAATTACGCAATTTAACGCTTGAATATGTTAAAGCCCAAGAAAGCGAACGTAGGCTTCTTGCAGCGGAACTCCACGATCGCGTTGTTCAGGACTTAGTGCACATTTGCCACTACCTTAGCGAAGTCCTGGAGGAAGCCACTGGATCGCAGAAGTTTCAGGTGGATGAGGTGCTTCAATTTGTAAGGAGTACTCTTAATGAAACCAGAAACATCATGAAATCATTGTACCCAGTCACGCTCACAAGATACGGCTTGATTGAATTGATAAAACAAGAACTTAGACTATTGGAAGATAAAACAGGGCTGAAAGTACAAATGACGGGTGGCCTAAACACACGATTAGCACCTCAAATTGAAACAGCTTTGTACCGCGTCTTCCACGAAGCGATTCTAAACATCATGAAGCACAGTCTGACCTCAACACAGGTAATCGTTTCGGTGGAAAATAGCGGTGGCATTGTCAATCTGCGGGTTTCGGATGATGGGAAGGGTTTTGATATCGATTCAATACTGACTGGAGAATCTGGAGGGATTGAAGGGATGCGGCAACGGATCGAATTGCTCGGTGGCACCTTCAAGATCAATAGTCATCTAACTCAAGGTACGTCAATAGACGTTGCAGTTCCTCTTGAACCAGCCAGGTGGGCTGAGTCGAAGGATCAAGAGAGGAGTGCACCCTAA